In one Rhopalosiphum padi isolate XX-2018 chromosome 3, ASM2088224v1, whole genome shotgun sequence genomic region, the following are encoded:
- the LOC132926847 gene encoding SRSF protein kinase 3-like: MSLSLSPPFNRRRNLPSYRGRCSLSEPHESELFKSVADNNPEDLLKSSDSDLDEPLDYKENSYFPVRVGSVINDRYHIIKKLGWGHFSTVWLSWDDVAHNFSALKVVKSAVDYTESALDEIRMLKSIYRHRDLDTNRTKIIQLFDDFRIDGLRGMHVVMVFEALGPNLLKLIKRTNYQGIPLYLVKHIIRQVLQGLKYLHETCHIIHTDIKPENILICAQHQYIKLTAENSCKQMSILSLRNRKNGKNNADERLQGNYRLDGIRSEQSLDMESESYAESNCYFRKISKFKRLYELLDDLGSVNIKIADLGNACWEDNHYTENIQTRQYRSLEVLLGAGYGTPADIWSTACLAFELATGDFLFDPHSGATYNKDEDHIAHIIELLGQIPMYVIQSGKHSSSFFRTNGNLKHISNLKPWYLYDVLTEKYEWNTKEAKAFSSFLTPMLDLDQDNRASATQCLLNPWMLA; the protein is encoded by the exons GTCTGAACCACACGAATCAGAGTTGTTCAAAAGCGTTGCCGACAACAACCCTGAAGACTTATTGAAATCATCAGACTCGGACCTGGACGAGCCGTTGGACTATAAAGAGAATTCCTATTTTCCAGTCCGTGTGGGGTCTGTCATCAACGACCGTTATCACATAATAAAGAAACTGGGTTGGGGTCATTTCTCTACCGTTTGGCTCTCTTGGGACGACgt GGCACACAACTTTTCAGCTCTCAAGGTCGTGAAATCCGCAGTTGATTACACAGAAAGTGCGTTGGATGAAATTCGAATGTTAAAAAGT ATTTATCGTCATCGAGATTTGGATACAAACCGTACGAAGATCATTCAGTTGTTCGACGATTTCCGAATAGACGGTTTACGGGGTATGCACGTGGTTATGGTATTCGAGGCATTGGGACCCAATTTGCTGAAGCTCATCAAGAGGACCAACTACCAGGGGATACCGTTGTACTTGGTAAAACATATCATCAGACAA gtgCTACAAGGACTGAAATACCTTCACGAGACTTGTCACATAATTCACACAGACATCAAGCCTgagaatatattgatttgtgCACAACATCAATACATAAAGCTAACAGCAGAAAACAGTTGCAAACAGATGTCTATACTGAGCTTAC gcaacagaaaaaatggaaaaaataacgCTGATGAAAGATTACAGGGTAATTATCGATTAGATGGAATTCGATCGGAACAATCGTTGGATATGGAAAGCG AGAGTTATGCCGaatcaaattgttattttagaaaaattagtaaattcaAAAGATTATACGAATTGTTGGATGATTTGGGAAGTGTAAATATCAAAATAGCTGATCTTGGTAACGCTTGTTGGgag gaTAATCACTACACAGAAAACATTCAAACACGTCAATACCGAAGTCTGGAGGTTCTCCTAGGTGCTGGGTACGGCACACCTGCGGACATTTGGAGCACAGCTTGTCTG GCATTCGAGTTGGCTACCGGTGATTTTTTATTCGACCCGCACTCTGGGGCCACTTACAACAAAGACGAAGACCATATAGCCCACATAATCGAGCTCTTAGGCCAAATACCGATGTACGTAATTCAAAGCGGCAAACACTCCAGCAGCTTTTTCAGGACCAACG GAAATTTGAAGCACATCAGTAACCTGAAACCGTGGTATCTGTACGACGTGTTGACAGAGAAATACGAATGGAACACTAAAGAAGCCAAAGCATTCTCATCATTTCTAACACCGATGTTGGACTTGGATCAGGATAATCGAGCTTCGGCGACCCAATGTCTCTTGAACCCGTGGATGTTAGCATAA